Proteins encoded together in one Desulfovibrio sp. UCD-KL4C window:
- a CDS encoding HDOD domain-containing protein, producing the protein MTQEPTIPEQTFQTATVLMEKRFVRADMSKPILSTLFNLGVANVARDLVEHPELYKETTPLPMPTEDFDEVDPISLMTSEIKLPSLPQVFLEMRQVINGPSCSATDLEKVISRDTALTAFLLRMVNSAFYSFPSKIDTISRAVAVIGTKQLSTLALGTSIMDMFKDIPADMLDLQLFWRHSFACGIIASQLSKMFKNGSPERCFAAGLLHDIGRPVFMMTMPERAIAATSISRNKKDMMFKAERLVSGFDHAELGGMLLRKWNLPFSLVTAVLYHHNPSKAVKSPEALYVYFANIIAKTLGIGGSGDFFIQDINSQRWEENGLTPDKLLELNSDLTSTLNEAFAILTTMAA; encoded by the coding sequence ATGACTCAAGAGCCCACGATCCCTGAACAAACATTTCAAACTGCAACAGTCCTGATGGAGAAACGCTTCGTGCGTGCCGATATGAGCAAGCCTATACTCAGTACTCTCTTTAACCTCGGGGTTGCAAACGTTGCTCGTGATCTAGTTGAACACCCTGAACTTTATAAAGAAACTACGCCATTACCTATGCCTACGGAAGATTTTGACGAGGTTGACCCCATATCCCTCATGACTTCTGAAATTAAACTTCCGTCTCTTCCACAAGTATTTCTCGAAATGAGGCAGGTTATTAACGGTCCGTCCTGTTCTGCAACGGATCTTGAAAAAGTAATATCTCGTGACACGGCTTTGACAGCTTTTCTTTTACGCATGGTTAACAGCGCCTTTTACAGTTTTCCATCCAAAATAGACACTATTTCACGAGCCGTTGCTGTTATTGGCACAAAACAACTTTCCACGCTTGCCCTTGGCACATCAATCATGGATATGTTTAAGGACATCCCCGCTGACATGCTTGATCTTCAACTCTTTTGGCGACACAGTTTTGCATGCGGAATAATAGCCAGCCAGTTATCTAAAATGTTCAAGAATGGTTCACCTGAAAGGTGTTTTGCTGCAGGACTTCTGCATGATATAGGCAGACCAGTATTCATGATGACTATGCCGGAACGGGCAATTGCCGCAACATCCATATCAAGAAACAAAAAAGACATGATGTTCAAGGCCGAAAGACTTGTTTCCGGATTTGACCATGCCGAGCTGGGCGGAATGCTTCTGCGGAAGTGGAACCTGCCTTTCTCCCTTGTTACAGCTGTTCTGTACCATCATAACCCGTCCAAAGCAGTTAAATCACCCGAAGCTCTTTATGTTTACTTTGCAAATATTATTGCTAAAACACTCGGGATAGGTGGTAGCGGAGACTTTTTTATACAAGACATCAATAGCCAAAGATGGGAAGAGAACGGCCTTACTCCTGACAAACTTTTGGAACTTAACAGCGATCTAACTTCTACATTAAATGAAGCTTTCGCAATTCTGACTACTATGGCGGCATAA
- a CDS encoding glycine betaine ABC transporter substrate-binding protein, producing the protein MKKIFVLLMAVLLIASLSVPAFAGNKKVKLAYVEWDCATASTNVIKAVLQERMGYDVEILPVAAAIMWQAVATGDVDAMATAWLPVTHADYLKKVEKNVVNLGPIVSGAKLGWAVPSYVTVDSIADLNKYADKFNHKVIGIDPGSGLMTLSEKAMKDYDLKDFELMEGSGATMTASLSNAIKHKEWIVVTAWSPHWLFGRWDMKYLKDPKGDLGNEETINTVVRKGLKKDMPEVYAFLDKFAWKDANQLQKVMAWNQEEGADPYENAKRFIKENKEQVDSWLK; encoded by the coding sequence ATGAAAAAGATTTTTGTACTGCTTATGGCAGTCCTTCTTATCGCCTCACTTAGCGTACCAGCTTTTGCCGGCAACAAAAAAGTAAAACTGGCCTATGTTGAATGGGACTGCGCAACTGCAAGCACAAACGTTATCAAAGCGGTCCTACAGGAACGTATGGGATATGACGTTGAGATTCTTCCTGTTGCGGCTGCAATTATGTGGCAGGCTGTAGCAACAGGGGATGTAGATGCAATGGCAACCGCATGGTTACCAGTTACACACGCTGACTATCTTAAAAAAGTAGAAAAAAATGTTGTCAATCTCGGACCAATTGTATCCGGCGCAAAACTCGGATGGGCAGTTCCAAGTTACGTAACGGTCGACTCAATTGCCGATCTCAATAAATATGCTGACAAATTTAATCACAAAGTCATTGGTATTGATCCCGGTTCCGGTCTTATGACTCTTTCTGAAAAAGCCATGAAAGATTATGATCTGAAAGACTTTGAACTCATGGAAGGTTCAGGCGCAACAATGACAGCAAGTCTTAGCAATGCAATCAAACACAAAGAGTGGATTGTTGTTACAGCATGGTCTCCTCATTGGCTTTTCGGTCGCTGGGATATGAAATATCTGAAAGATCCTAAAGGAGACCTTGGTAATGAAGAAACTATCAACACCGTTGTCCGTAAAGGTCTCAAAAAAGATATGCCTGAAGTATATGCTTTCCTTGACAAATTTGCATGGAAAGATGCCAACCAGCTTCAAAAAGTAATGGCTTGGAATCAGGAAGAAGGTGCAGATCCTTACGAAAACGCTAAGCGTTTTATCAAAGAAAACAAAGAACAGGTCGACTCTTGGCTTAAATAA
- the ggt gene encoding gamma-glutamyltransferase — MPSFEVSRHVQPKFIFNSRRSPVYFTKGMVASSQPLATEAGLEMLRVGGNAADAAIAVAAALAVIEPCSTGLGGDGFALFYNAASKKVISLNGSGKSPHKMTLKKIQGMGIRESLPTRHGLTVNVPGACAMWCDLIDRFGTLPLSKIFAPAITYAKEGFPVSPITASLWKTGEGEVLTTSQGGMNLLLNGKAPRAGEIMHNQTLGEILRQLASRTPQEARKLFYTGEIAKRIVKATRENGGMLSIDDMAEHESLWGESIKTEYRGYEVHECPPNGQGLAALLALNTLEQINLVEKGEPCSAKRLHYQIEAMRMGFADARLHITDPHIYETPLKTLLSKEYGTKRVLEINSDKANPDAKHGIPVNSSDTVYFNVIDQDGNGCSMVNSIYMNFGTGIVPDGLGFPLQNRGHNFSLAPEHPNVLAPGKRTYHTIIPGICLRKNGSLHSVFGVMGGFMQPQGHMQVISAMLDDGADPQEALNRLRFCIESGEAGGKVCLEEGIPKETIEQLSEMGHQVEIRSGYERMLFGRGQIISRDEETGTLCAGCDPRSDGVAGGIC, encoded by the coding sequence ATGCCGTCCTTTGAGGTATCCAGACACGTCCAGCCTAAGTTTATCTTTAATTCCAGAAGATCCCCTGTGTACTTCACCAAAGGAATGGTTGCATCCAGCCAACCACTAGCCACTGAAGCAGGGCTTGAAATGCTTCGCGTTGGCGGCAATGCTGCTGATGCAGCAATAGCCGTAGCTGCGGCTCTGGCTGTAATAGAACCATGCAGTACGGGGCTAGGCGGAGATGGATTCGCACTCTTCTACAACGCGGCAAGCAAGAAAGTTATATCCCTTAACGGATCAGGCAAATCCCCGCACAAAATGACGCTAAAAAAGATACAAGGCATGGGCATTCGCGAGTCACTTCCTACGCGCCATGGACTCACAGTTAATGTCCCCGGCGCATGCGCTATGTGGTGCGACTTGATCGATAGATTCGGAACACTACCGCTTTCTAAAATTTTCGCTCCGGCAATAACATATGCAAAAGAAGGATTCCCGGTAAGCCCAATAACAGCCAGCCTATGGAAAACAGGGGAAGGCGAAGTTCTAACTACAAGTCAAGGTGGAATGAATCTACTATTAAACGGTAAAGCCCCAAGAGCCGGAGAAATAATGCATAACCAAACTCTTGGTGAAATCCTTCGACAACTAGCTTCGCGCACTCCACAAGAAGCTCGAAAACTATTTTACACCGGAGAAATCGCTAAACGAATAGTTAAAGCTACCCGTGAGAATGGAGGCATGCTATCCATCGACGACATGGCTGAACACGAAAGCTTGTGGGGAGAATCCATAAAAACCGAATACAGAGGATATGAAGTCCACGAATGCCCGCCGAATGGACAGGGACTTGCAGCCCTGCTTGCTTTAAACACTCTCGAACAAATCAACCTCGTTGAAAAAGGAGAGCCTTGCTCTGCGAAAAGATTGCACTATCAGATAGAAGCAATGAGGATGGGATTTGCAGATGCAAGATTGCATATTACAGATCCTCATATATATGAAACTCCACTTAAGACCTTGCTGTCTAAAGAATACGGAACCAAAAGAGTGCTGGAAATCAACTCTGACAAGGCTAATCCTGACGCTAAGCACGGTATTCCTGTAAACAGCTCAGACACCGTGTATTTCAATGTGATAGATCAGGACGGTAACGGGTGTTCCATGGTCAACTCAATCTATATGAATTTCGGAACAGGCATTGTTCCTGATGGTTTAGGCTTTCCATTACAAAACCGTGGACACAATTTTTCACTGGCCCCGGAACACCCAAACGTGCTTGCCCCCGGCAAAAGGACATATCACACCATTATTCCTGGTATTTGCCTGCGCAAAAACGGATCACTCCACTCTGTTTTCGGGGTAATGGGAGGATTTATGCAGCCGCAAGGTCATATGCAGGTAATTTCAGCCATGCTTGACGATGGAGCCGATCCGCAAGAAGCTCTTAACCGTTTACGTTTCTGCATTGAATCTGGCGAAGCTGGAGGAAAAGTCTGTTTAGAAGAAGGCATACCGAAAGAAACTATCGAGCAACTTTCAGAAATGGGACATCAGGTTGAAATTCGATCAGGATATGAGCGAATGCTTTTCGGGCGCGGACAAATAATAAGTAGAGATGAAGAAACCGGAACACTTTGCGCGGGGTGCGATCCTAGATCAGACGGTGTTGCAGGAGGTATCTGCTAG
- a CDS encoding NifU family protein, with product MYDKVEAALEKVRPFLKADGGDVELVEVTDEGFAMVRLQGACKGCPMSQKTLKSVVERTLLKEIPELKGVESVD from the coding sequence ATGTACGATAAAGTCGAAGCTGCACTTGAAAAAGTCAGGCCTTTTTTAAAAGCTGACGGTGGCGACGTTGAACTCGTTGAGGTAACAGATGAAGGCTTTGCAATGGTCCGTCTTCAAGGCGCATGCAAAGGCTGCCCTATGTCTCAAAAGACCCTAAAAAGTGTTGTAGAACGCACCTTGCTTAAAGAGATTCCAGAATTAAAAGGTGTAGAATCTGTTGATTAG
- a CDS encoding STAS/SEC14 domain-containing protein, producing the protein MIKIMPESKGCMLAVKASEKLTENDYVETWVPALQKIIEEHKSANVLLYMDEAFDGWEMKAMWADTKFGFTHRNDFKKIAIVGGPAWVEWGSKIASSLMDCELKIYNPEKLNEALNWVKL; encoded by the coding sequence ATGATTAAAATTATGCCTGAAAGTAAAGGATGCATGCTGGCTGTTAAAGCAAGCGAAAAATTAACTGAAAATGATTATGTAGAGACATGGGTTCCAGCGCTGCAAAAAATCATTGAAGAGCATAAATCTGCTAATGTACTGCTCTACATGGATGAAGCTTTTGATGGTTGGGAGATGAAAGCTATGTGGGCGGACACTAAATTCGGTTTTACTCATCGTAACGATTTTAAAAAAATAGCAATAGTCGGCGGTCCTGCATGGGTGGAATGGGGATCGAAAATAGCGTCCTCGCTTATGGATTGCGAACTGAAAATTTATAATCCGGAAAAATTGAATGAAGCTTTAAACTGGGTAAAACTATAA
- a CDS encoding proline/glycine betaine ABC transporter permease, which yields MVIPRIPVGHTIEICIDFLVEHCSFATRAFSDVLDTGLRFAQTTMLSVPPLVFILIVGLITWRLSKSKRIGIFSIAGLLLILNMGLWKATVSTIALVIISTLMALIIGVPTGILAAMSKYVNKTVMPVLDVMQTMPAFVYLIPAIPFFGLGKVAAIFSTVIFAMPPAIRFTCLGIKQVPKELIECSEAFGSTRWQRLIKLELPLATPTIMAGVNQTVMLSLSMVVIAAMIGAKGLGGEVWKAIQRLQMGKGFEAGIGIVIVAIIMDRVLQKVGSKK from the coding sequence ATGGTTATACCACGTATTCCAGTAGGTCACACAATTGAAATATGCATCGATTTTCTAGTCGAACATTGCTCATTTGCAACAAGAGCTTTTTCTGATGTGCTTGATACCGGATTAAGATTTGCTCAAACAACCATGCTGTCTGTCCCCCCTTTAGTATTTATACTCATAGTGGGACTCATCACATGGAGACTTTCCAAAAGTAAAAGAATCGGCATTTTTTCAATTGCAGGGCTGCTACTGATTTTAAACATGGGATTATGGAAGGCAACAGTCAGCACTATAGCACTTGTCATCATATCAACGCTCATGGCTTTAATTATCGGTGTACCTACCGGCATCCTCGCCGCCATGAGCAAGTACGTAAACAAGACAGTCATGCCTGTACTTGACGTAATGCAGACCATGCCCGCGTTCGTATACTTAATACCTGCAATTCCTTTTTTTGGACTTGGGAAGGTCGCAGCGATTTTCTCAACTGTAATTTTTGCAATGCCTCCGGCAATCAGATTCACATGTCTAGGCATTAAACAGGTCCCGAAAGAACTCATTGAATGTTCAGAAGCATTCGGCTCTACCCGCTGGCAACGACTCATAAAACTTGAGCTTCCGCTTGCTACCCCTACCATTATGGCAGGGGTCAATCAGACTGTTATGCTTTCACTTTCTATGGTAGTAATTGCCGCAATGATCGGTGCCAAGGGTCTTGGCGGAGAGGTCTGGAAGGCTATTCAGCGTCTTCAGATGGGTAAAGGATTTGAGGCAGGTATCGGTATTGTTATCGTGGCCATTATCATGGACCGCGTACTACAGAAAGTCGGTTCCAAAAAATAA
- the gltX gene encoding glutamate--tRNA ligase: MSNTITRFAPSPTGHLHIGGARTALFSWLLARRNNGKFVLRIEDTDQQRSTKEYTDAILDSMKWLGIDWDGELMYQSKRFDIYNNYIDQLLETGHAYWCDCTTEQVDAMREKAMLEKRKPKYDGSCREKNIGPGENRVVRFKAPLDGRTSFNDMIKGPIVVENAEMDDMILRRSDGTPTYNLAVVVDDHTMGVTEVVRGDDHVNNTPRQILIYKALGWDIPRFGHVPMILGPDKKKLSKRHGALSVMEYEKMGYLPEAVVNYLVRLGWSHGDQEIFSKEELIEFFDTEHLGNSPSVFDTKKLDWVNCEYIKAKTPAELIPGMRSFLPEGAEVSNEYLEKIIPLLQPRAANYKEMANMSDFFLVSTETLEYDEKSVAKVFTPEALDHLKELTARIEADTEFTHDSLEAVHTGYLAEKELKFKAIGQPVRLALCGKVQSPGGLYDLMLVMGKAETLARMKRAATLA, from the coding sequence ATGAGTAATACAATAACACGCTTTGCCCCTAGCCCTACAGGCCATTTACATATCGGTGGAGCACGAACCGCACTTTTTTCATGGCTGCTGGCCCGTCGCAATAACGGTAAATTTGTACTGCGTATTGAAGATACAGATCAGCAAAGATCCACTAAAGAATACACTGACGCTATCCTTGATTCAATGAAATGGCTCGGAATTGATTGGGACGGAGAGCTGATGTATCAAAGCAAACGTTTTGACATATACAACAACTACATCGACCAACTTCTTGAAACCGGACACGCCTACTGGTGTGACTGTACCACCGAACAGGTTGATGCCATGCGCGAAAAGGCTATGCTTGAAAAACGCAAGCCTAAGTATGACGGTTCCTGTCGCGAAAAAAATATCGGCCCCGGCGAAAACCGTGTAGTCAGATTTAAAGCACCTCTCGACGGACGTACTTCCTTCAACGATATGATAAAAGGACCTATCGTAGTAGAGAATGCCGAAATGGATGATATGATTCTTCGTCGTTCTGACGGAACTCCTACATATAACCTTGCGGTTGTAGTTGATGACCACACCATGGGAGTTACTGAAGTTGTACGCGGTGATGACCATGTTAACAATACTCCTCGCCAGATTCTTATATACAAAGCTCTCGGATGGGATATTCCGCGCTTTGGTCATGTTCCTATGATCCTTGGACCTGACAAGAAAAAACTTTCCAAAAGACACGGCGCACTTTCTGTCATGGAATATGAAAAAATGGGTTACCTGCCTGAAGCAGTTGTAAACTATCTGGTTCGCCTAGGCTGGTCCCACGGTGATCAAGAAATTTTCTCAAAAGAAGAATTAATCGAGTTTTTCGACACTGAGCATCTCGGCAACTCACCTTCAGTTTTTGACACCAAAAAACTGGACTGGGTTAACTGTGAATACATCAAGGCAAAAACTCCAGCTGAACTTATCCCAGGAATGCGTTCCTTCCTTCCGGAAGGAGCTGAAGTTTCGAATGAGTACCTTGAAAAGATTATCCCATTACTCCAGCCGCGCGCTGCAAACTATAAAGAGATGGCAAACATGTCTGACTTCTTCTTAGTAAGTACGGAGACTCTGGAATACGATGAAAAATCTGTTGCAAAGGTATTTACTCCTGAAGCTTTAGATCATCTAAAAGAACTGACAGCCAGAATTGAAGCAGACACTGAATTCACTCATGACTCTCTTGAAGCTGTCCACACCGGCTACCTTGCTGAAAAAGAACTCAAATTTAAAGCAATCGGTCAGCCTGTTCGTTTAGCTCTTTGCGGAAAAGTACAAAGCCCCGGCGGACTGTACGATCTAATGCTCGTTATGGGTAAAGCTGAAACTCTTGCACGGATGAAAAGAGCTGCAACACTCGCATAA
- a CDS encoding ATP-binding protein, with translation MELSSQRSQKLPLALALLALLLLGAGSLYLTWQNLRQMQQTVFEHMLLSAKSITRGLDIQLADGMRRMRWQGMHNKQARENLAPAARELFQEMVAQGDLLFIGLYGPNDKPLVVVGQKDASTTFTPPAPLFNMIRSLNEASTPVIINGKAALLYGTQGQPHLLRLYGHKHNRFLPPQEQQTYILLGLSAEKHLAQFKLYRRAALMQTGYIFLAGFVLWLLAVAYFQRREEDKQIIKLERFQANLLDNMPDGLLTLSPNETILAANGSAHSMLDSPEGKTLAGLSWKNFSFESIQKFRRGDVLWEHVKLNGKNLELIFFPYFESSEEHRTMVIIRDRTDIAELEDDLNEARRLASIGSLAAGVAHEIRNPLSSLRGFAQLFAEKLKNEKPYGTYARTMLEEADRLNRVVTDLLYLSKPHELDKQPVDLNDLCESMNTLLGFDLEHKGAILDHNLEAHKVYADPDGIRQVLLNLLVNSLDAVPERKGQIFINAKGNDHGVWISVCDNGPGMPEDVRKHALEPFFTDKPKGTGLGLAIVNTIMRGHSGRVTIPSSAATGTCVELFFPSIHNEGS, from the coding sequence ATGGAATTAAGCTCACAAAGATCACAAAAATTGCCGCTAGCTTTAGCTCTTCTGGCCTTGCTGTTACTGGGCGCAGGTTCTCTCTACCTTACGTGGCAAAACCTGCGCCAAATGCAACAGACTGTATTTGAACATATGCTTCTCTCAGCTAAATCAATTACCCGCGGGCTTGATATTCAACTGGCTGATGGAATGCGCAGAATGAGATGGCAAGGAATGCATAATAAGCAGGCTCGTGAAAATCTTGCTCCGGCAGCACGAGAGCTTTTTCAAGAAATGGTCGCACAGGGAGATCTACTTTTTATCGGCCTGTACGGGCCGAATGATAAACCTTTAGTGGTAGTAGGACAAAAAGATGCATCCACTACATTCACTCCCCCTGCGCCCCTTTTCAATATGATTCGCTCACTCAACGAAGCAAGTACTCCGGTCATAATCAACGGAAAAGCAGCCCTGCTGTATGGAACCCAAGGGCAGCCTCATCTATTAAGATTATATGGGCATAAACATAATAGATTTTTACCCCCCCAAGAGCAGCAAACATATATTTTACTCGGGTTAAGTGCGGAAAAACATCTTGCACAGTTTAAACTGTATAGGCGGGCAGCCCTTATGCAGACCGGCTATATTTTTCTTGCCGGATTCGTCTTATGGTTACTTGCAGTCGCCTATTTTCAACGCAGAGAAGAAGACAAGCAAATTATAAAACTCGAAAGATTTCAGGCAAATCTTCTTGACAATATGCCTGATGGATTACTGACTCTGTCGCCAAATGAAACAATTTTAGCAGCAAACGGTTCAGCACATTCCATGCTGGATAGTCCGGAAGGAAAAACTCTTGCAGGACTTAGCTGGAAAAACTTTTCTTTTGAATCAATTCAAAAATTCAGGCGTGGTGATGTCTTATGGGAACATGTAAAACTCAATGGAAAAAATCTGGAATTAATTTTCTTTCCATATTTTGAAAGTTCCGAAGAACACCGAACAATGGTCATCATCAGAGACAGAACAGATATCGCCGAACTTGAAGACGACCTTAACGAAGCCAGAAGACTGGCTTCTATAGGATCACTGGCAGCTGGCGTAGCTCATGAAATACGTAATCCACTCAGCTCATTACGTGGGTTCGCTCAGCTATTTGCCGAAAAACTGAAAAACGAAAAACCATACGGAACTTACGCCAGAACTATGCTGGAAGAAGCTGACAGGTTAAACAGAGTTGTTACCGACCTGTTATATCTGTCAAAGCCTCATGAACTGGATAAGCAACCCGTTGATTTAAACGATCTATGCGAATCCATGAACACCCTGTTGGGATTTGACCTGGAACACAAGGGAGCCATACTTGACCACAACCTTGAAGCGCATAAAGTTTATGCAGACCCAGACGGAATCCGTCAGGTTCTTTTAAACCTTCTGGTAAACAGTCTGGATGCAGTTCCAGAAAGAAAAGGGCAGATATTTATCAATGCGAAAGGCAATGATCACGGAGTATGGATAAGTGTATGTGACAACGGCCCAGGAATGCCTGAAGATGTCCGCAAACATGCTCTTGAACCGTTCTTTACAGATAAACCAAAGGGGACAGGATTAGGTCTTGCCATAGTCAATACAATCATGCGCGGTCACAGCGGCCGAGTAACAATACCTTCCTCCGCTGCAACAGGAACGTGCGTAGAACTTTTCTTTCCAAGTATTCACAATGAAGGATCATAA
- a CDS encoding sigma-54 dependent transcriptional regulator — MTTTTKNVLIVDDEPSLRLLIRAVLEDDGWTVHEAVSGEQALEMLPTLTLNTALVDMRMNGMDGMTLLTEIHARVPGLPIIMLTAYGNVGSAVVAMKHGAFDYLTKPADNEELKAVMTKALNYSRLVDENERLRSAVKVTERMIGNSQVMRNVKELIEQAGPSEATILVLGESGTGKELVAEGLHRASHRADKPLIKVNCAALPADLLESELFGYVKGAFTGATTNKPGRFQLASGGTLFLDEIGEMEQVIQAKILRAIQEKIVEPLGSVAPVETDVRIIAATNRDLKAEVEKGTFREDLFYRLSVLEIRIPPLRERPDDIPALVAHLLEKLGQKNNKKVRSVRPSFLDALSRYTWPGNVRELENVLERAIILSRSEVLGTELLPPQVLNSQANTTKSPPAHKSDEISLPRKTTSTSLDDAERHALIDALESNQNHRERTADALGISRRTLQYKLKKYGLTRR; from the coding sequence ATGACCACTACAACTAAAAATGTACTTATTGTAGACGATGAACCATCGCTTAGACTGCTGATTAGAGCAGTACTTGAGGATGACGGATGGACCGTGCACGAAGCGGTTTCAGGAGAACAGGCTCTTGAAATGCTTCCAACGCTAACGCTCAACACAGCTTTGGTTGATATGCGGATGAACGGTATGGACGGTATGACTCTGCTGACTGAAATACATGCAAGAGTTCCTGGGCTTCCAATAATTATGCTCACGGCCTACGGCAACGTAGGTTCTGCTGTTGTGGCAATGAAGCACGGTGCATTCGACTACCTGACGAAGCCGGCAGACAACGAAGAACTTAAAGCCGTTATGACAAAAGCTCTTAACTATTCCAGACTCGTGGATGAAAATGAACGTTTAAGATCTGCCGTTAAAGTTACCGAGCGCATGATCGGAAACAGTCAGGTAATGAGAAACGTCAAAGAACTCATTGAGCAGGCTGGCCCTTCAGAAGCGACTATTCTTGTGCTCGGTGAGTCTGGTACAGGTAAAGAACTTGTAGCGGAAGGGCTTCACCGCGCAAGCCATAGAGCAGATAAACCGCTCATAAAAGTAAACTGCGCCGCCCTTCCTGCAGATCTTCTTGAAAGCGAACTATTCGGATACGTAAAAGGAGCCTTCACTGGAGCCACAACGAACAAACCCGGCAGGTTTCAACTGGCATCAGGAGGAACTCTTTTCCTAGATGAAATCGGAGAAATGGAACAGGTTATTCAAGCTAAAATTTTAAGAGCAATTCAGGAAAAAATTGTTGAACCGTTGGGTAGCGTTGCCCCTGTAGAAACCGATGTCCGTATCATTGCCGCTACCAACCGTGACCTTAAAGCAGAAGTTGAAAAAGGAACTTTTAGAGAAGACCTTTTTTACAGGTTAAGTGTACTTGAAATACGCATTCCCCCGCTTAGAGAAAGACCCGATGATATCCCCGCCCTGGTTGCTCATCTGCTGGAAAAACTCGGGCAGAAAAACAATAAAAAAGTTCGCTCGGTCCGCCCCTCTTTTCTTGATGCCCTTAGCCGTTACACTTGGCCAGGAAACGTACGAGAACTCGAAAACGTGCTTGAAAGAGCTATCATTTTAAGCAGATCAGAAGTGCTAGGAACAGAACTCCTTCCCCCTCAAGTTCTTAATTCACAAGCGAATACAACCAAATCACCCCCTGCGCATAAATCAGATGAAATTTCTTTGCCACGCAAAACAACTTCCACATCACTTGATGATGCGGAGCGGCATGCTTTAATAGATGCACTTGAATCCAACCAGAATCATCGTGAAAGAACTGCCGACGCACTTGGAATCAGCAGGCGCACTCTGCAATACAAACTTAAAAAGTACGGTCTCACCAGACGGTAA
- a CDS encoding glycine betaine/L-proline ABC transporter ATP-binding protein, with protein sequence MEKIRVENLYKIFGPQPAKVIPMLEKGISKDEIMKKTKHGIGVNNASFSVEEGEIVVVMGLSGSGKSTLVRCINRLIEPTKGHIYIDGIDITTLDKKELRQVRLKKLGMVFQNFALFPHRTILQNAEYGLEIQEINPEERSKKAYEALELVGLKGWEESLPSQLSGGMQQRVGLARALALDPDVLLMDEAFSALDPLIRRDMQDELINLQDRMKKTILFISHDLDEALKLGDRIVLMKDGEIVQVGTPEDILTSPANDYVRRFVEDVDITKILTAESVMKKSEAVGHIKTDGPRAALRKMRTNNISSLFILNEERRLMGVVTVQDCARLVEQGSRDLASIICTSCTTTHLDTPAQDLFIIMQDLGHPLAVVDDDNKFKGVIVRGSLIAAMAERGVH encoded by the coding sequence ATGGAAAAAATACGAGTAGAAAACCTTTACAAAATCTTTGGCCCGCAGCCGGCTAAAGTCATCCCAATGCTCGAAAAAGGCATATCAAAAGATGAAATCATGAAAAAGACCAAACACGGTATCGGCGTTAACAACGCCTCCTTCTCAGTCGAAGAGGGAGAGATCGTGGTGGTAATGGGTCTGTCTGGCAGCGGAAAATCGACTCTCGTCAGATGCATAAACAGACTTATCGAACCGACCAAAGGTCATATTTATATCGATGGAATAGACATAACTACTCTGGATAAAAAGGAACTTCGCCAAGTAAGACTTAAAAAACTAGGCATGGTTTTTCAAAACTTTGCTCTCTTTCCCCACCGCACTATCCTGCAAAATGCAGAATACGGGCTTGAAATTCAAGAAATAAATCCCGAAGAACGCAGCAAAAAAGCATACGAAGCACTTGAACTTGTCGGCCTTAAAGGTTGGGAAGAATCACTACCAAGCCAACTTTCCGGAGGGATGCAGCAACGAGTTGGACTAGCCAGAGCTTTAGCATTAGATCCGGACGTTCTTCTCATGGATGAAGCTTTCAGTGCACTTGACCCGCTCATCCGACGCGACATGCAGGATGAACTTATCAATCTCCAAGACCGCATGAAAAAAACTATCCTTTTTATCAGCCATGATCTTGATGAAGCATTAAAACTTGGTGACCGCATCGTACTCATGAAAGACGGCGAAATCGTGCAAGTTGGCACCCCTGAAGATATTCTTACCAGCCCCGCCAATGACTATGTCAGACGCTTTGTAGAAGATGTAGATATTACAAAAATACTTACGGCTGAATCAGTAATGAAAAAGAGTGAAGCTGTAGGGCACATCAAGACTGACGGGCCAAGAGCCGCTCTCAGAAAAATGAGGACAAATAACATTTCCTCTCTTTTCATCCTGAATGAAGAACGTAGACTCATGGGAGTCGTAACCGTACAGGATTGTGCCCGACTCGTTGAACAAGGCAGCCGCGATTTAGCAAGTATCATCTGCACTTCCTGCACCACAACACACCTGGACACCCCTGCTCAAGATTTATTTATTATAATGCAGGACCTAGGACATCCGCTTGCTGTTGTTGATGACGATAACAAATTTAAAGGTGTAATCGTCCGTGGCTCACTAATCGCAGCTATGGCTGAAAGAGGAGTTCACTAA